In the genome of uncultured Pseudodesulfovibrio sp., one region contains:
- a CDS encoding sigma 54-interacting transcriptional regulator, whose protein sequence is MKTTILIVDDDKGHLSMLKTILGGWGYETASAMDGGEAIAAVKERPFDALLMDVRMAKVSGIEALEEIKAYNPAIPVLIMTAYSSVDVAVEAMKLGAYDYLTKPLNFDELKLTLERALEHRRLSEENRHLRETVSSGQSLKGIIGTSPAMREVLEMVKVVAPTEATVLITGESGTGKELIARAIHANSARKTKQLVTINCAALSETLLESELFGHEKGAFTGADKRRDGRFMQADKGTIFLDEIGEISMPMQAKLLRAVQEREIQRVGSDTVQSVDVRILAATNRDLKAEVDAGHFREDLYYRLHVMALRLPALRERQDDVPLLANFFLERYAEKNRKTVKGFTPLAMDILIHHTWPGNVRELENTIERAVILSMGEYVTERELPAALQKSYEQNTPMDDGQMQLGGQPLEDVQKQAILATLEQTGGNKSEAAKILDITRTTLNNKLKKYGM, encoded by the coding sequence ATGAAGACCACCATACTCATCGTTGACGACGACAAGGGACATCTCTCGATGCTGAAGACCATCCTGGGCGGATGGGGTTATGAAACCGCATCGGCCATGGATGGCGGCGAGGCGATCGCGGCCGTGAAGGAACGTCCCTTCGACGCACTGCTCATGGACGTCCGCATGGCCAAGGTCAGCGGCATTGAGGCTCTGGAGGAGATCAAGGCCTACAACCCCGCCATCCCGGTGCTGATCATGACCGCCTACTCTTCGGTGGATGTGGCGGTCGAGGCCATGAAGCTCGGAGCCTACGACTACCTGACCAAACCGCTCAATTTCGACGAGCTGAAACTGACCCTGGAACGCGCGTTGGAGCACCGGCGGCTTTCCGAGGAGAACCGCCATCTGCGGGAGACCGTCTCCTCCGGGCAGTCACTCAAGGGAATCATCGGAACCAGCCCGGCGATGCGGGAAGTCCTCGAGATGGTCAAGGTGGTCGCTCCCACCGAGGCCACCGTGCTGATCACCGGCGAGTCCGGTACGGGCAAGGAGCTCATAGCCCGGGCCATCCACGCGAATTCCGCGCGCAAAACCAAGCAGCTAGTGACCATCAACTGCGCCGCCCTGTCCGAAACCCTCCTGGAATCCGAGCTGTTCGGACACGAGAAAGGTGCCTTCACCGGTGCCGACAAACGGCGCGACGGACGGTTCATGCAGGCCGACAAGGGAACGATCTTCCTGGACGAAATCGGCGAGATATCCATGCCCATGCAGGCAAAACTGCTCCGCGCGGTGCAGGAGCGGGAGATACAGCGGGTAGGCAGCGACACGGTACAGTCCGTAGACGTGCGCATCCTTGCCGCCACCAACCGGGACCTCAAGGCCGAGGTGGACGCCGGGCATTTCAGGGAGGACCTCTACTACCGCCTGCACGTCATGGCCTTGCGTCTGCCCGCCCTGCGCGAGCGCCAGGACGACGTACCTCTCCTGGCCAATTTCTTTCTGGAGCGATACGCCGAAAAAAATCGAAAGACGGTCAAGGGATTCACGCCACTGGCCATGGACATACTCATCCATCACACCTGGCCCGGCAACGTTCGCGAACTGGAAAACACCATCGAGCGTGCGGTCATCCTGTCCATGGGCGAGTATGTCACCGAAAGGGAACTCCCGGCCGCACTGCAGAAAAGCTACGAGCAGAACACCCCGATGGACGACGGCCAGATGCAACTCGGCGGACAGCCGTTGGAAGACGTACAGAAACAGGCCATCCTGGCGACTCTGGAACAGACCGGCGGCAACAAGAGCGAGGCGGCCAAGATTCTTGATATCACCCGGACCACGCTGAACAACAAGCTGAAGAAGTACGGGATGTAG
- a CDS encoding ATP-binding protein, translating to MQLKTKILGSPASVWMILGMASIMTLVVVTLAVFNYNREVRYMEKVLGEKGGALIRSFEAGARVGLMGDYGTEGRLQALIDATAKLPDILYIVLTDRNGRIIAHSDSQKIGSDFLDTARIEALRPGQKAQSSIIKNDAGKDSFVVYKEFLPLVSGGFRMMRDMMGHHQIRGRGNGGGMGHRGMMWQQSPESSEETVEKPLIFIGLDFAPFAEARRADVRVMMTTSAVLLLVGLGCMVSLFWVQAYRRSREQLRDTQALAAEIVANLPIGMIVTGPDDCVTRINRDAAALLNVDPNDALGAAARDVLPTEVTALAVESTRKGAPVTRELSIRTRDAASPVNVGVAPVTSEENVHLGTLYILSDLTEIHRLQADVKQREKMAAIGNLAAGIAHEVRNPLSSIKGYATYFAGLFDEGSENRKAATVMIAETERLNRVISELLDFSRPSDFKFRQASPAVVLDTVSRLLQQDATEQGVEVVVDVAPNLTEAEMDPDRLVQALLNIGINGIQAMESGGRLTVSAQDAEDGLLFEIADTGQGIPESDLGTIFDPYYTTKSQGTGLGLAVVRKIVEGHGGSVHVASTQGKGTTFAITLPKSH from the coding sequence ATGCAACTGAAGACCAAAATTTTGGGAAGCCCGGCTTCCGTCTGGATGATTCTGGGCATGGCCTCCATCATGACCCTGGTGGTCGTGACCCTGGCGGTGTTCAATTACAACCGCGAAGTCCGCTACATGGAAAAGGTCCTCGGCGAAAAAGGCGGGGCTCTGATCCGGTCTTTCGAGGCAGGCGCCAGGGTCGGTCTGATGGGGGACTACGGGACAGAGGGCAGGCTCCAGGCATTGATCGACGCCACGGCCAAACTGCCCGACATCCTCTATATCGTGCTCACCGACCGGAATGGGCGAATCATCGCCCACAGCGACTCGCAAAAGATCGGAAGCGATTTCCTCGACACCGCACGTATCGAGGCCCTGCGTCCCGGTCAAAAAGCCCAATCCTCCATCATAAAGAACGACGCGGGCAAAGACTCCTTCGTCGTCTATAAGGAGTTCCTCCCCCTGGTGTCCGGCGGTTTCCGCATGATGCGCGACATGATGGGCCACCATCAGATCAGAGGCAGAGGAAACGGAGGCGGCATGGGGCATCGGGGAATGATGTGGCAGCAGTCTCCCGAATCGTCCGAAGAAACGGTGGAAAAACCGCTGATCTTCATCGGCCTGGACTTCGCCCCCTTTGCCGAGGCACGTCGGGCCGACGTCCGAGTCATGATGACCACTTCGGCCGTTTTGCTTCTGGTGGGTCTGGGCTGCATGGTTTCGTTGTTCTGGGTCCAGGCGTACCGCAGATCGCGCGAGCAGCTGCGCGACACCCAGGCCCTGGCCGCCGAGATCGTGGCCAACCTGCCCATCGGCATGATCGTCACCGGCCCGGACGACTGCGTGACTCGAATCAACAGGGATGCGGCCGCGCTCCTGAACGTGGACCCCAACGACGCCCTTGGGGCCGCTGCTCGCGACGTGCTTCCCACCGAGGTGACGGCCCTGGCCGTGGAGTCAACCCGTAAGGGCGCTCCGGTGACCAGAGAGCTGTCCATCCGAACCCGGGACGCGGCGTCCCCGGTCAACGTCGGCGTTGCCCCGGTGACCTCGGAGGAAAACGTCCACCTGGGCACCCTATACATCTTGAGTGATCTGACCGAAATCCACCGCCTCCAGGCCGATGTGAAGCAGCGTGAGAAGATGGCGGCCATCGGCAACCTGGCCGCGGGCATCGCCCACGAGGTGCGCAATCCCCTGAGCAGCATCAAGGGGTACGCAACCTACTTCGCCGGGCTGTTCGACGAGGGCAGCGAGAACCGAAAGGCGGCCACGGTTATGATCGCCGAGACGGAACGGCTGAACCGGGTCATCTCCGAACTCCTGGACTTCTCCAGGCCCTCGGATTTCAAGTTCCGTCAGGCTTCCCCGGCAGTGGTCTTGGATACCGTTTCCCGGCTCCTGCAGCAGGACGCAACCGAACAGGGAGTCGAAGTCGTCGTGGACGTTGCGCCCAACCTGACCGAAGCCGAGATGGATCCGGACCGTCTGGTCCAGGCCCTGCTAAACATCGGCATCAACGGCATCCAGGCCATGGAATCCGGGGGCAGATTGACCGTGAGCGCTCAAGACGCGGAAGACGGCCTGCTTTTCGAGATCGCGGACACGGGCCAGGGCATTCCCGAATCCGATCTCGGGACCATTTTCGATCCGTATTACACGACCAAGAGCCAGGGAACCGGCCTGGGCCTGGCCGTGGTCCGCAAGATAGTCGAGGGGCATGGCGGCAGCGTTCATGTCGCCAGCACTCAGGGCAAGGGAACGACATTCGCCATCACCCTGCCGAAATCCCATTGA